A region of the Cyanobium usitatum str. Tous genome:
CACCTTACGCCAGTGCTCCTGGGGAAAGTGGAGGAAGGCCAGCACGTCGTCTCGGGCGGCGTCCATCACGGGCACAGCTGTCGGGAACTGCTTGCGGAGCATCTCGGTGACTCGCTGCCAGTGGGAGCGCACCTGATCGGGGGCCTGGATGACGAACACCGCTTTCATGGCAGCGGCCACCATGTCCTGGCCGGCTTTGGGCACATGGCTGAGCAGGTTGCGCAGAAAGTGCACCCGGCACCGCTGCCAGCTGCTGCCCTGGAACATGCGCTTGATCGCCGCCGTCAGCCCCAGGTGAGCATCGGAGATCACCAGTCGTGTGCCAGTCAAACCACGCTCTTTGAGCGAGCCCAGGAACTGGCGCCAGAAGCCCTCGGCCTCACTGTCGCCAACGGCGATGCCGAGGACCTCGCGGTAACCGAGGCCGTTGATGCCGATGGCGACGACAACGGCCCTGGAACAGACCTGCATGTTGCAGCCCAGGCGGCCGTGGAGGTAGGTGGCGTCGAGGTAGAGGTAGGGGAAGCGGGCATGGTCCAAAGGCCGGCCCAGAAAGGCCTTCACCTGCTCGTCGAGTCCAGCGCAGATGCGGCTCACCTCCGATTTGGAGATGCCGCTGGCGCCGCCCAGCGCCTCCACCAGGGAGTCGACCTTCCGTGTGGAGATGCCGCCGGTGTAGGCCTCCATCACCACGGCGTAAAGAGCTTTGTCGACCCTGCGGCGCGGCTCGAGCCAGTCGGGGAAGAAGCTGCCCTGACGCAGTTTGGGGATAGCCAGGCTGAGATCGCCCACCTGGGTGGTGAGCAGCCGCTGGCGGTAGCCGTTGCGGTGGGTGGAGCGCTCGTCAGGGCAGCGCTCATGGCGCGTGGCACCAATGGCCGCGGAGACCTCGGCTTCCAGCAGTTCCTGGAAGCCCCGGCGCACGATCTCAGGGATCAGGGCGCCAGCGGTGGTGCCCTCCATGAGCTGAGCCAGCTCGGAGGCGCCACTATGGGTAAGGGTCATGGTCTGTGTTCGGTTCGGTGGTAGTGCTCCGAACAGGGTCACAGACCGGCCCACCCATTGCCACAGCACAGACGTGAGGGAGGCGAGCCGTCAGCCCCGGCTACGCCGGGGCTGACCCCCCCGAGTTACACCACTTGCTGGGACGCCGCTTCTGCTCAGGACCGAATCCGCCATGCCACGCCTGCAATGGCTTTGCCAGCAACGGCTTGATCAGGTGATCAGCTGTTGCCTGTGACTGTCTTCAGCCGCCCGCCTGCTTGGGCCGGTAGCCCTGCTTCTCAAGGGCAGCGAGCGCCGGAGCCATCTGGTCGCCCTGCAGCTCGATCACGCCGTCTTTGACGGTGCCGCCTGTGCCGGCAACGGCCTTGAGCTGTTTGAGCACGGTCTTTAGCTCGGCTTCCGGCGCCTCAAGGCCCGTGATCGCCGTCACCAGTTTTCCGCCCTTGCCGGCCTTGGTTCGCTGCACCCGCACCCGCTGCTGGGCCTTGGGGCTGGGTGGTGCACCAGGCCCCCCGCTGCGCTCCAGGCTCTCCGGCCTGCTGAATTC
Encoded here:
- a CDS encoding translation initiation factor; protein product: MAMKGGWQEFSRPESLERSGGPGAPPSPKAQQRVRVQRTKAGKGGKLVTAITGLEAPEAELKTVLKQLKAVAGTGGTVKDGVIELQGDQMAPALAALEKQGYRPKQAGG
- a CDS encoding IS256 family transposase — its product is MTLTHSGASELAQLMEGTTAGALIPEIVRRGFQELLEAEVSAAIGATRHERCPDERSTHRNGYRQRLLTTQVGDLSLAIPKLRQGSFFPDWLEPRRRVDKALYAVVMEAYTGGISTRKVDSLVEALGGASGISKSEVSRICAGLDEQVKAFLGRPLDHARFPYLYLDATYLHGRLGCNMQVCSRAVVVAIGINGLGYREVLGIAVGDSEAEGFWRQFLGSLKERGLTGTRLVISDAHLGLTAAIKRMFQGSSWQRCRVHFLRNLLSHVPKAGQDMVAAAMKAVFVIQAPDQVRSHWQRVTEMLRKQFPTAVPVMDAARDDVLAFLHFPQEHWRKVWSTNPLERLNKEIKRRTNVVGIFPNDAAIVRLVGSQLLEQQEEWQLERRRFFSEATMAKIPEPEEPLELTDADPTAQPSAITS